A part of Thermococcus sp. LS1 genomic DNA contains:
- a CDS encoding TldD/PmbA family protein — MERLMRKAEELARRYGILYYEIRITKVTASHLTMQNSQLEELALNTEIGIGVRAFNGAWGFSSANDMSRVEKAIETAMKIAKLSKGDSRIYLGDPVKDRAEIKVKQSFLDVDIEDKLSLVKEVDSLLKGDSISNRSVSYGDGLKEQLYFNSLGSEIETVVPRIRLSFSVTAKGNGEMQQYWKSFGGAAGWELVEGVDLTRWTAFVREKAISLLSAKSPPSGEFDMIMDPELTGVFIHEALGHAAEADAIKTGESILTGRLGERIAVEELTVVDDPTLPGKFGSYIYDDEGIRAKRVEIIKNGVLLNYLNDRETAAVLGLEPNGHGRAQGYSYQPLVRMSNTYVEPRDWSFEEMLSEVKRGLYMIGDKGGEVDTANGTFTFGAKEGYIIENGEIKEQVRDVALSGKILDVLRNIRAIGNDLTVEFPGYCGKGQWVPVDDGGPHVLTRAVVGGLR; from the coding sequence ATGGAGAGATTGATGAGAAAAGCTGAGGAGCTGGCGAGACGTTACGGTATATTATATTATGAAATACGGATAACCAAGGTCACCGCCTCACACCTCACCATGCAGAACTCTCAGCTCGAGGAGCTTGCCCTCAACACCGAAATAGGCATCGGAGTGAGGGCCTTCAATGGGGCCTGGGGCTTCTCGAGCGCCAACGACATGAGCAGGGTGGAGAAGGCGATAGAAACTGCCATGAAAATAGCGAAGCTCTCGAAGGGTGACTCGAGGATATACCTTGGCGATCCAGTAAAAGACAGGGCGGAGATAAAGGTCAAGCAATCTTTTTTGGACGTTGACATCGAGGACAAGCTTTCTCTTGTCAAGGAGGTTGATTCACTCCTTAAAGGAGATTCCATTTCAAACAGGAGCGTTTCCTATGGAGACGGCCTAAAGGAGCAGCTGTACTTCAACTCCCTCGGGAGTGAGATAGAGACGGTGGTTCCGAGGATAAGGCTGAGCTTTTCGGTCACGGCCAAAGGCAACGGCGAGATGCAGCAGTACTGGAAGAGCTTCGGGGGAGCAGCCGGCTGGGAATTGGTTGAAGGAGTTGATCTGACCCGCTGGACGGCCTTTGTGAGGGAGAAGGCCATCTCCCTGCTCAGCGCGAAGTCCCCTCCCTCGGGGGAGTTTGACATGATAATGGATCCTGAGCTTACAGGTGTCTTCATCCACGAGGCCCTGGGTCATGCGGCCGAGGCAGATGCTATAAAGACAGGCGAGAGCATCCTGACGGGGAGGCTCGGTGAGAGAATAGCCGTGGAGGAGCTCACCGTCGTTGACGACCCAACTCTGCCCGGCAAGTTCGGCTCCTACATCTACGACGACGAGGGAATCAGGGCGAAGCGCGTGGAGATAATCAAGAACGGCGTTCTCCTTAACTACCTCAACGACAGAGAGACAGCGGCAGTTTTGGGTTTAGAGCCTAATGGTCACGGCAGGGCCCAGGGCTACAGCTACCAGCCCCTCGTGAGGATGTCCAACACCTACGTTGAACCCCGAGACTGGAGCTTTGAGGAGATGCTGAGCGAGGTTAAGCGTGGCCTCTACATGATAGGCGACAAGGGCGGTGAGGTTGATACCGCCAACGGGACGTTCACCTTTGGAGCTAAAGAGGGCTACATAATCGAGAACGGCGAGATAAAGGAGCAGGTTCGTGATGTCGCTCTATCCGGCAAGATACTCGACGTCCTGAGGAATATACGCGCCATCGGGAATGACCTGACCGTTGAGTTCCCCGGCTACTGCGGCAAGGGCCAGTGGGTTCCGGTCGACGACGGCGGGCCGCACGTTCTAACGAGGGCCGTTGTAGGAGGGCTACGTTAG
- a CDS encoding alpha-amylase family glycosyl hydrolase, with translation MKRALVLVFILLLILPSVEAYSVPERGVIYQVMVDRFYDGNQSNNEPFYDPMHTNYRLYWGGDLEGLIEKLDYIQSLGVSMIWLSPLNDNINRMAGGSAPYHGYWTHDYKRIEEHFGDWETFKRLVEEAEKRGICIIVDYVPNHSNPATDGELGSLYDNGTLVTNYYYDVKNATINPYTGSKELIYHHNGDIGDWFGFQLKYANLFGLADFNQLNPWVDSYLKEGARLFVEAGACGFRIDAVKHMDLGWLESFYLDLYSSSERPLFIYGEYYSLSPQKTDDMYHFYRYSNVSPLLGIPIRNDIVRTFAYGGSMKDLARELEDYYSLFVYPNKQVNFLDSHDLVRFLNENHRLDRYHMALALTMTLPGIPVIYYGDESYLVSKDGKGDPYNRPMMVFNNTTEAARIIRTLAELRKTNDALAFGDFRNLYADYNVWAFERAFGAHRLLVVMNKGPDKNLTLSLDWSDGRYVDTLHGAEMVVENGRASVTLPRNSIYIFHVEGEQKEPLIGSLTPYTAQPGQRVLIAGAGFGNDGEVFIGGEKARVLSWEDDQILVEVPEVETEDSWISVYVETSYGKSNTVKLHYYSREDVPSLIVVNGSNLTGSLWIKGSLPELAEPRPLIKSSTGYYFTVVPLPNGTIFSVELYRGLPWGELEPLNITLYGRANSTVLISTEPIEIPTERPTTTSPKMPGESSDWISYAGLVTLGALLLLLAFRKGRL, from the coding sequence ATGAAGCGAGCACTCGTGCTGGTTTTCATACTCCTTCTCATCCTGCCCTCAGTGGAAGCGTACAGTGTCCCCGAGCGCGGGGTCATCTATCAGGTCATGGTAGACAGGTTCTACGACGGCAACCAGAGCAACAACGAACCCTTCTACGATCCAATGCACACCAACTATCGCCTCTACTGGGGTGGCGATCTGGAGGGCCTTATAGAGAAGCTCGACTACATCCAGAGCCTCGGTGTCTCGATGATCTGGCTCTCGCCCCTGAACGACAACATCAACAGGATGGCCGGTGGAAGCGCTCCCTACCATGGCTACTGGACGCACGACTATAAGCGCATAGAGGAGCACTTCGGTGACTGGGAAACCTTCAAGAGGCTCGTTGAAGAGGCGGAAAAGAGGGGAATCTGCATCATCGTTGACTACGTCCCCAATCACTCGAACCCTGCGACGGACGGTGAACTCGGCTCGCTCTACGACAACGGAACGCTCGTGACGAACTACTATTACGACGTCAAAAACGCGACAATAAATCCTTACACCGGCAGTAAGGAGTTAATATATCACCACAACGGGGACATAGGTGACTGGTTCGGCTTTCAGCTCAAATATGCTAACCTCTTTGGCTTAGCCGACTTCAATCAGCTCAACCCCTGGGTGGATTCATACCTGAAGGAAGGTGCGAGGCTCTTCGTCGAGGCCGGCGCCTGCGGCTTCAGGATCGATGCGGTAAAGCATATGGATCTGGGCTGGCTGGAGAGCTTCTACCTGGACCTCTACTCGAGCTCTGAAAGGCCGCTCTTCATCTACGGCGAGTACTACTCCCTCAGCCCCCAAAAAACCGACGATATGTACCATTTCTATCGCTACTCGAACGTCTCTCCCTTGCTAGGTATACCGATAAGGAACGACATCGTGAGAACCTTTGCCTACGGTGGGAGCATGAAGGACCTCGCGAGGGAGCTTGAGGATTATTATTCGCTCTTTGTTTATCCCAACAAACAGGTCAACTTCCTCGACAGCCACGACCTCGTTCGCTTCCTCAACGAGAACCATCGTCTCGACCGTTACCACATGGCGCTGGCACTGACAATGACCCTTCCGGGCATTCCGGTCATCTACTACGGCGACGAGAGCTATCTGGTTAGCAAGGATGGAAAGGGCGACCCCTACAACAGGCCCATGATGGTCTTCAACAACACAACGGAGGCGGCGCGGATAATCAGAACCCTTGCGGAGCTGAGGAAGACCAACGACGCTTTAGCCTTCGGCGACTTCAGAAACCTCTACGCTGACTACAACGTCTGGGCATTTGAGAGAGCCTTCGGGGCCCATAGACTCCTTGTGGTCATGAACAAGGGCCCGGACAAAAACCTCACGCTTTCGCTCGACTGGAGCGATGGGAGATACGTCGATACCCTCCATGGAGCCGAAATGGTGGTTGAAAATGGTAGAGCAAGCGTGACACTCCCGCGCAATTCCATCTACATCTTCCACGTGGAGGGCGAGCAGAAAGAACCTCTCATAGGCTCGCTCACGCCTTACACGGCTCAGCCGGGCCAGAGGGTTCTCATAGCCGGAGCGGGCTTTGGAAACGATGGAGAGGTCTTCATCGGCGGCGAGAAGGCGAGGGTGCTCTCGTGGGAGGACGACCAGATACTTGTTGAGGTCCCTGAGGTGGAAACTGAGGACTCGTGGATTTCCGTCTACGTTGAGACGAGTTACGGAAAGAGCAACACCGTAAAGCTGCACTACTATTCCAGAGAAGATGTTCCCTCACTGATAGTCGTCAATGGTAGCAACCTGACGGGCTCCCTTTGGATTAAAGGAAGCCTCCCGGAGCTGGCCGAACCGAGGCCGCTTATAAAGTCGAGCACGGGCTACTACTTTACAGTCGTGCCGCTTCCCAACGGGACGATCTTTTCGGTCGAGCTCTACAGGGGTCTGCCATGGGGTGAGCTTGAGCCGCTTAACATCACCCTCTACGGGAGGGCAAACTCAACGGTTCTCATTAGCACAGAACCCATAGAAATTCCGACGGAAAGACCGACCACAACGTCTCCAAAAATGCCGGGCGAATCCTCGGACTGGATTTCCTATGCGGGCCTTGTGACACTCGGAGCACTCCTGCTCCTGTTGGCCTTTAGAAAGGGCAGGCTTTGA
- a CDS encoding DUF257 family protein has product MVGHGIDSILFKFRPGETVLVEYSSVSSPELLLYLMCRRCMEKGLPILIDDISDTFAEYVARLDLMSLNTDDLLSVPVIKIGGNRGVGNVIGRVEVDKYSLDFKYYGKIYEKVIPKEVICNPVLGIYKLFVALERQEVIRLVRNISTFVGKKSRFALYFMNRDVMEKKVPELLDLLEETASTVLQWNADKGKYRLRVLKAANDGILGSNISLRFRDIAGM; this is encoded by the coding sequence ATGGTCGGCCACGGAATTGACTCAATACTCTTTAAATTCAGGCCAGGAGAGACCGTGCTGGTTGAATACAGTTCAGTGTCTTCACCCGAGCTTCTCTTGTATCTTATGTGTCGCAGGTGTATGGAAAAAGGTCTTCCTATTTTAATCGACGACATCTCTGACACCTTCGCTGAATACGTTGCTAGGCTTGATCTCATGAGTCTGAACACGGACGATCTTTTGAGCGTTCCCGTAATAAAAATTGGCGGAAATCGCGGGGTGGGAAACGTTATTGGAAGGGTTGAGGTTGATAAGTACTCCCTGGATTTCAAGTATTATGGAAAAATTTACGAGAAAGTCATACCAAAAGAGGTCATTTGCAATCCCGTCTTAGGCATTTACAAGCTTTTCGTGGCCCTTGAAAGGCAAGAGGTTATAAGGCTCGTCCGTAATATCTCGACGTTCGTTGGGAAGAAGAGCCGCTTCGCGCTCTACTTCATGAACAGGGATGTTATGGAGAAGAAAGTACCGGAGCTCCTAGACCTCCTCGAGGAGACGGCCAGCACTGTGCTCCAATGGAACGCCGACAAGGGCAAGTACAGACTCAGGGTTCTCAAGGCGGCGAACGATGGGATACTGGGTTCCAACATCTCCCTGCGCTTCAGAGACATAGCCGGAATGTGA
- a CDS encoding SLC13 family permease, translated as MNQVIIAVAVFLFTYALIISERVHRTVAALFGASIVLFLGIVPWERLPEYLDLGTLLLLIGMMIIVNTAKASGLFEFIAIKTAKFAKGSPMKVLILFSFVTALVSSVLDNVTTVLLLTPMLLYITRLMDVNPIPFLLAEIFASNIGGTATLIGDPPNIMIGSAAGLSFTEFLLNMGPIAAIDLAIALGIIYIAYRNEMKTSRAKRERILSTIERLREDEAIRDYALFKKSVTVIIGVVLLFFVHDRLEIPPAVVALTGASVLLMWSRMEPTEILEKIEWTAIFFFMGLFIIVGSLVETGVIDNVAQWLLGYVHTTGQALVMVTWFSAIASAVVDNIPLTAAMIPLIKSMGTSMDVYPLWWALSLGACLGGNGTAIGASANIVVLGIASREGVKITFMDFLKIGLVIMFTTVAAGMGLLWIRYIGV; from the coding sequence ATGAATCAGGTGATCATAGCGGTTGCAGTGTTCCTCTTTACATATGCGCTTATAATCAGCGAGAGAGTTCACAGAACTGTGGCGGCACTTTTCGGGGCCTCGATAGTTCTCTTCCTGGGTATTGTCCCCTGGGAGAGGCTCCCGGAGTATCTTGACCTTGGAACGCTTCTCCTTCTCATAGGCATGATGATAATCGTCAACACTGCCAAGGCGAGCGGTCTCTTCGAGTTCATAGCGATAAAAACAGCCAAGTTTGCAAAAGGAAGTCCGATGAAAGTCCTGATCCTGTTTTCATTTGTCACAGCTCTTGTAAGCTCTGTCCTCGATAACGTCACGACGGTTTTGCTGCTCACCCCGATGCTCCTCTACATAACCCGCCTCATGGACGTTAACCCAATCCCGTTCCTCCTGGCGGAGATATTCGCCTCCAACATAGGCGGAACGGCGACGCTCATTGGAGACCCACCGAACATAATGATAGGCTCCGCGGCAGGGCTGAGTTTTACCGAATTCCTCCTGAACATGGGGCCAATAGCTGCCATCGATCTGGCCATCGCGCTTGGAATAATCTACATCGCCTACAGGAATGAGATGAAGACCAGCAGGGCGAAGAGGGAGAGGATTCTTTCCACCATTGAGAGGCTGAGGGAGGACGAGGCCATAAGGGACTACGCCCTTTTCAAAAAGTCTGTGACCGTGATAATTGGCGTCGTCCTGCTCTTCTTCGTCCATGACAGGCTGGAGATACCGCCGGCCGTCGTTGCCCTTACCGGAGCCTCGGTTCTGCTCATGTGGAGCAGGATGGAGCCCACGGAGATACTCGAAAAGATCGAGTGGACGGCGATATTCTTCTTCATGGGGCTGTTCATAATAGTTGGCTCCCTCGTGGAAACCGGCGTTATAGATAATGTCGCCCAGTGGCTTTTGGGCTACGTTCACACAACCGGCCAGGCACTCGTGATGGTGACCTGGTTCTCGGCGATAGCGTCGGCTGTAGTAGACAATATTCCGCTGACGGCCGCCATGATACCACTCATAAAGTCGATGGGAACCTCGATGGACGTGTATCCCCTCTGGTGGGCTTTAAGCTTGGGTGCGTGTCTCGGAGGCAACGGCACGGCCATAGGTGCCTCCGCCAACATAGTCGTCCTTGGTATAGCCTCCCGCGAGGGAGTGAAAATCACCTTCATGGACTTCCTGAAGATAGGCCTGGTCATAATGTTCACAACGGTTGCTGCTGGCATGGGGCTGCTCTGGATTAGGTACATAGGGGTGTGA
- a CDS encoding TldD/PmbA family protein, producing MIDELIRILERENVEWEIYWERGRGGSFKVENEKLERSQRKFHSGIGLRVGYKGRLGFSYITGLGHDRETLENFVKRTIKLAKVSEVPFRGFPSEKKPAKIRGLYDKRIDEIPFEDAHAMAQNFAERMIELKAGREEYTLSGSLAFGVNFYGIVNSNGISLEDKSTGMSVSTYAVKKGTRTGSGSYYQSYRSLQPFEELERAIKLAIEEADMSWRAERFRPYEGELLLEPPAFRAIVGIFLENLFGDNVHYGRSRFVELGKRVASEKLTITDDATIDNGVGSYPFDGEGNPGRKTVLVEEGLLRGFLLDETYGRLLGMESTGNAVRDFRTVPHIGTSNVVVEPGKESLEDFEGIVIKKVFGEHTANPISGDFSLTVELGYVVRDGKVEPFKDNMLVGNVFELLNSIRAVGKELIRRDSFYSPKVLAIGKII from the coding sequence ATGATAGATGAACTCATCAGAATCCTGGAGCGGGAAAACGTTGAGTGGGAGATTTACTGGGAGAGAGGTCGTGGCGGTTCCTTTAAGGTAGAGAACGAGAAGCTCGAGCGCTCCCAGAGGAAGTTCCACTCTGGAATAGGTCTCAGGGTCGGTTATAAAGGCAGACTTGGCTTTTCCTATATAACCGGCCTCGGCCATGATAGGGAGACCCTTGAGAATTTTGTGAAGAGAACGATAAAGCTCGCCAAGGTTAGTGAGGTTCCCTTCAGGGGCTTCCCGTCTGAGAAAAAGCCTGCCAAGATTAGGGGTCTATATGATAAGCGTATAGACGAGATACCTTTTGAGGACGCCCATGCCATGGCGCAAAACTTCGCCGAAAGGATGATCGAGCTGAAGGCGGGAAGGGAGGAGTACACTCTTTCTGGCTCCTTGGCATTTGGAGTGAACTTCTACGGCATAGTGAACTCCAATGGAATTTCTCTAGAGGATAAAAGCACCGGAATGAGCGTGAGTACATACGCGGTTAAGAAGGGAACAAGAACCGGGAGCGGCTCATACTACCAGTCCTACCGCTCGCTCCAGCCGTTTGAAGAGCTGGAAAGGGCAATAAAACTGGCGATTGAGGAGGCGGATATGAGCTGGAGGGCGGAAAGGTTTCGGCCGTACGAGGGCGAGCTTCTTCTCGAGCCCCCGGCTTTCAGGGCCATAGTGGGTATCTTTCTGGAGAACCTCTTCGGAGACAATGTCCACTACGGCCGCTCGCGCTTTGTCGAGCTTGGGAAGAGAGTTGCCAGCGAGAAGCTGACGATAACTGACGATGCCACAATTGATAACGGGGTCGGGAGCTACCCCTTTGATGGAGAGGGTAATCCTGGAAGGAAAACGGTACTTGTCGAGGAGGGTCTCCTGAGGGGATTTCTCCTTGACGAGACTTATGGAAGGCTTTTGGGCATGGAAAGCACAGGTAATGCAGTGAGGGACTTTAGAACCGTTCCCCACATAGGGACGAGCAACGTGGTAGTTGAGCCGGGAAAGGAGAGTCTGGAGGACTTTGAGGGAATTGTAATCAAGAAGGTCTTCGGCGAGCACACTGCAAACCCGATAAGCGGCGACTTTTCCCTGACGGTTGAGCTTGGATATGTCGTTAGAGATGGTAAAGTTGAGCCGTTCAAGGATAACATGCTCGTCGGCAATGTCTTTGAGCTTCTAAACTCAATAAGGGCCGTTGGAAAAGAGCTCATCAGAAGGGACTCCTTTTATTCGCCCAAGGTTCTGGCAATTGGCAAAATCATATGA
- a CDS encoding universal stress protein gives MKILVLVDGSKWSQKAALHAIAIAKKKKGKVTLFSVLDKREAKALAFNMGMLSQDLKNVQKFEEEIWREMKKSIRDIMTNLLELCHQEGINCSFRIVEGNAKEKILEEANSGKYGLVVMGAYGRSGKTRIGSLLEEVVGAIEPPVMIVR, from the coding sequence ATGAAGATACTCGTGCTCGTTGATGGCTCAAAGTGGAGTCAGAAGGCGGCGCTTCATGCTATCGCGATAGCCAAGAAAAAGAAGGGTAAGGTCACCCTCTTCTCGGTTCTCGATAAAAGGGAGGCAAAGGCCCTGGCTTTCAACATGGGCATGCTGAGCCAGGATTTGAAGAACGTCCAGAAGTTCGAGGAGGAAATCTGGAGGGAAATGAAGAAGAGCATAAGGGACATAATGACGAACCTCCTCGAGCTCTGCCACCAGGAAGGGATAAACTGCTCATTCAGGATAGTGGAGGGGAACGCGAAGGAGAAAATCCTTGAGGAGGCAAACTCCGGGAAGTATGGCCTCGTTGTCATGGGGGCCTACGGAAGGAGCGGAAAGACGAGAATAGGAAGCCTGCTTGAGGAGGTCGTTGGCGCCATAGAGCCGCCTGTCATGATCGTCCGCTAA
- a CDS encoding universal stress protein, with translation MDIFSKLIAKKFKNIAGDRYEEIAKRYREFLLLPEEFVLPEINSILIPIDRFAHEIPPELYETLEAYAGASVTLVYVSESMAFRMIEQTLGKLEAEKLKIAERTLGEKMLAEIASGLDDIGLRVSKRHIFGSKSDAVIKLAEEFDLLVISRGYGSEITKMSPLSPVVLKIVQHVVKPTIIY, from the coding sequence ATGGACATCTTCAGCAAACTCATCGCGAAGAAGTTCAAGAACATCGCGGGCGACAGGTACGAGGAGATAGCGAAGCGCTATCGGGAGTTTCTTCTCCTGCCTGAGGAGTTCGTTCTTCCGGAGATAAACTCGATTCTGATTCCCATTGACCGCTTTGCCCATGAGATTCCACCCGAGCTCTACGAAACGCTTGAGGCCTACGCTGGGGCGTCAGTTACACTTGTTTATGTCTCTGAGAGCATGGCATTCAGAATGATTGAGCAGACCCTCGGAAAGCTTGAGGCCGAGAAACTGAAGATAGCTGAAAGGACGCTGGGGGAGAAGATGCTCGCGGAGATAGCGTCTGGCCTGGATGATATCGGTCTGAGGGTAAGCAAGAGGCACATATTTGGGAGCAAGAGCGACGCCGTTATCAAACTCGCCGAAGAGTTTGACCTCCTTGTGATCTCGCGAGGCTATGGCTCGGAGATAACCAAGATGTCCCCGCTCAGCCCGGTCGTCCTCAAGATAGTCCAGCACGTGGTTAAGCCGACGATAATCTATTAG
- a CDS encoding metalloregulator ArsR/SmtB family transcription factor produces MERRNEILHHIQSKPGITFRELARELGVGIGDLQYHLHRLEKEGRIFSKKLGKRRYIFPRGFEKEYQKLVIAISTETRRKILLLLMEGSMGQSEIAKRLNLSQPTVSYHMGELVKLGIVEARREGKNVIYTLSYDPAIIARVIRDYRPSLWEKLADSLIDLLTSVGDEE; encoded by the coding sequence ATGGAGAGGCGTAATGAAATCCTCCACCACATCCAAAGCAAACCCGGAATAACCTTCAGAGAACTGGCAAGAGAGCTGGGAGTAGGAATAGGCGACCTGCAATACCACCTCCACAGACTGGAGAAGGAAGGCAGAATTTTTTCAAAAAAGCTCGGCAAGAGGCGCTACATCTTCCCCAGGGGCTTCGAGAAGGAGTACCAGAAGCTCGTCATAGCGATATCAACGGAAACGAGAAGGAAAATCCTGCTCCTCCTCATGGAGGGATCTATGGGACAGAGCGAGATAGCAAAGCGCCTGAACCTCAGCCAGCCGACGGTGAGCTACCACATGGGGGAGCTGGTGAAGCTCGGGATAGTTGAGGCAAGGCGAGAGGGAAAGAACGTGATATACACCCTCTCCTACGATCCCGCGATAATAGCACGCGTAATAAGGGACTACCGCCCAAGCCTCTGGGAGAAGCTTGCCGACAGCCTGATAGACCTGCTCACAAGCGTGGGTGATGAGGAATGA
- a CDS encoding PH domain-containing protein encodes MEKELPKAVLRHLEPGEEVLFSIRKKISLEKPKWLLVTDRRIIYLDEKILGRYEMKAIPYQKLEQITVKLGVMSSEFIIQGEENITLRLGWMNKEEARKAINAIKDALNAIAVEPVSIDVKKGLTSETWTLKKPKEFITRTVPAGAIVQHSPAKKEEDPLEKLKKLKELYDMGVITQEEYEEKRKKLLEQI; translated from the coding sequence GTGGAGAAGGAACTACCCAAGGCCGTACTCAGGCACCTTGAGCCCGGTGAGGAGGTGCTCTTTTCAATAAGGAAGAAGATCAGCCTGGAGAAGCCCAAGTGGCTTCTCGTGACTGACAGGAGGATAATATACCTCGACGAGAAGATCCTCGGAAGATACGAGATGAAAGCTATCCCTTACCAGAAGCTGGAGCAGATAACGGTGAAGCTTGGAGTAATGTCCTCGGAGTTCATAATCCAGGGAGAGGAGAACATCACCCTCAGACTCGGCTGGATGAACAAGGAAGAGGCGAGAAAGGCCATAAACGCTATAAAGGACGCCCTCAACGCTATAGCCGTCGAACCGGTTTCCATCGACGTGAAGAAGGGCCTGACTAGCGAGACGTGGACGTTAAAGAAGCCTAAGGAGTTCATAACGAGAACCGTGCCTGCGGGAGCCATCGTCCAGCATTCGCCTGCCAAAAAAGAAGAGGATCCGCTTGAAAAGCTCAAGAAGCTCAAGGAGCTCTACGATATGGGCGTTATTACTCAGGAGGAGTACGAGGAAAAGAGAAAGAAGCTGCTGGAGCAGATTTAG
- a CDS encoding S16 family serine protease: MKKAVVSLLILMLLLPFASFTAAQCPSEGHTVVLKAPAVSRTAEGELVGVATDFVITVAPGSGHVYVETWPLAEVDMQASARLAAQIAGKVLGVDMSKYDVFIQIKADSPIIGGPSAGGTMTVGIIAALEGWQVNPKVMMTGMINPDGTIGPVGGILEKAAAAHDVGAEVFLIPQGQRIQYVEETQKREIGGIVEINTQTKKVDVVEYAKERWGLQVIEIKDIYDAVYYFTGHRIPRPEAPAYVKIDTSFLRDDALKDYENTTAYYQETLERLKKSDVNYATYTTLMEALNEAAGILNQSKSALDDGRYYTTLSKDFQARIIIRHVDWYLGVKGPEDVQKILKTVDSQINASERIVSNVTIRGTTMLQAVAAAEERVEQAKSILDEAWKYYYSNDYWNAVGDAAFAYERAKTAVFWARLGERFAGNEVISREIVRTTARDYIDSSNLIVTYIESMYGDVIGNDLTQSIIQAEQYYEDGKYSAALFTAMEARVRAEVFLDTLGIDNQTILLDKLQGMKNDARTAIGLAQSQGVTPILAIAYYEFAESYEENGSPEDIQTAMIFYMYAKETAGLFLSAPPTPVSVPQDNTTGIPQIVIPTSTDSKTATDSATSTSKALSDGLVIALLVGAFIVGAAVGKKL; encoded by the coding sequence ATGAAAAAGGCAGTAGTCTCGCTGCTAATACTAATGCTTCTGCTGCCGTTCGCGTCCTTCACAGCAGCTCAATGTCCCAGTGAAGGGCACACGGTGGTTCTCAAAGCTCCAGCCGTTTCAAGGACTGCCGAGGGAGAGCTCGTTGGTGTTGCCACGGACTTCGTCATAACCGTCGCCCCGGGAAGCGGACACGTCTATGTCGAGACGTGGCCGTTGGCGGAAGTGGACATGCAGGCGAGCGCGAGACTTGCGGCGCAGATAGCCGGAAAGGTTCTAGGCGTTGACATGAGCAAGTACGACGTTTTCATTCAGATAAAGGCCGATTCTCCAATCATAGGCGGCCCCTCAGCGGGAGGAACTATGACCGTCGGAATAATCGCGGCCCTTGAGGGCTGGCAGGTCAACCCGAAGGTCATGATGACGGGCATGATAAACCCCGACGGAACCATAGGGCCCGTTGGCGGGATACTTGAAAAGGCCGCCGCCGCTCATGACGTCGGTGCGGAGGTATTTCTCATTCCCCAAGGCCAGAGGATTCAGTACGTTGAAGAGACCCAGAAGAGAGAGATTGGGGGAATAGTCGAGATAAACACCCAGACCAAGAAGGTCGACGTCGTCGAGTACGCCAAGGAGCGCTGGGGCCTTCAGGTAATCGAGATTAAAGACATTTACGACGCCGTTTACTACTTCACCGGCCACAGAATTCCGAGGCCAGAGGCTCCGGCCTACGTCAAGATAGACACCTCATTCCTCAGGGACGATGCTCTGAAGGACTACGAGAACACAACTGCCTACTACCAGGAGACCCTGGAGAGGCTGAAGAAGAGCGACGTGAACTACGCGACTTACACGACCCTTATGGAGGCCCTCAACGAGGCCGCTGGAATACTGAACCAGTCAAAGAGCGCTCTCGACGACGGAAGGTACTACACCACCCTCAGCAAGGACTTCCAGGCGAGGATAATAATCCGCCACGTGGACTGGTACCTGGGTGTTAAGGGTCCTGAGGACGTCCAGAAGATTCTGAAAACCGTGGATTCCCAGATAAACGCCTCCGAGAGGATAGTCTCCAACGTCACGATAAGGGGCACTACGATGCTCCAGGCGGTGGCCGCCGCCGAGGAGAGGGTTGAGCAGGCAAAGAGCATACTCGACGAGGCCTGGAAGTACTACTACAGCAATGACTACTGGAATGCCGTTGGGGATGCCGCCTTTGCGTATGAGAGGGCAAAGACAGCCGTATTCTGGGCCCGGCTCGGCGAGAGATTCGCGGGCAACGAAGTCATAAGCAGGGAAATAGTCAGGACCACGGCGAGGGACTACATAGACAGCTCGAACCTAATAGTCACCTACATTGAATCCATGTACGGCGACGTCATAGGCAACGACCTCACCCAGAGCATCATCCAGGCGGAGCAGTACTACGAGGACGGAAAATACTCCGCGGCGCTCTTCACAGCAATGGAGGCGCGCGTCAGGGCTGAGGTCTTCCTCGACACGCTGGGCATAGACAACCAGACGATACTTCTCGACAAACTTCAGGGAATGAAAAACGACGCCAGGACTGCCATAGGGCTGGCGCAGAGCCAGGGAGTAACGCCCATCCTTGCGATAGCCTACTACGAATTCGCCGAGAGCTACGAGGAGAACGGAAGCCCCGAGGACATTCAGACGGCGATGATATTCTACATGTACGCAAAGGAAACCGCGGGGCTCTTCCTCAGCGCGCCACCGACACCAGTGAGCGTTCCGCAGGACAACACCACGGGCATTCCCCAGATAGTGATTCCGACCTCAACGGACTCCAAAACTGCAACGGACTCAGCAACGTCAACATCAAAGGCTCTAAGCGACGGACTGGTAATAGCGCTCCTCGTTGGAGCGTTCATCGTCGGAGCGGCCGTTGGTAAAAAGCTATGA